In Methanofollis aquaemaris, the genomic window GGACCAACCGGAACGCGGAACGACTTTCTCGACGATGAAAGCCGAGGCTGCCGCCAGTCAGGCATCGGTGCTCTCGTCCATCAGTGCGATCGACTGCGCCGCCGCGCGATCCGCGGAGCGGTTCTGGATTGTGAACGCGATCCGGGTCGAAGTGGACCAGGCGACGATAGAAAAAATCGCCGCCCTGCCCGGTGTCGACCATGTGGAACCCGACCTGATGGTGATGGCTGACGACCCGGTCACAGGGACCTCACACATTGTCGATGCCCGGTACGTACGGAGCAGCGACACGTTTGTGATGCCCTGGAACCTCGACTGGGTCGAGGCGCCTGCTGTCTGGGGTGCCGGGAACCAGGGTGAGGGTGTCACGATCGCAGTCGTGGACACCGGCATCGACGCTTCTCACCCGGCCTTCGGCGGCCGCGTCAGGGCCTTCGCTGACTTTGTGAATGTGAGCAACACCCTGGCCAGAGACGACAACGGCCACGGCACTCACTGTGCCGGCACCGCCGCGGGCGGCGAGGTTACCGTATCTCGAAATAACGGGGGTGACATGAACCTCGTCCTCGGTGTCGCCCCGAAGGCCGACCTGATCGGTGCGAAGGTGCTGGACTCTACAGCTGTCGGTCCTACCAGCACTATCATCAAGGGTGTTCAGTGGGCGGTTGAGAACGATGCCGATGTGCTCTCTCTCAGTGTGGGATCCTACTTCTGGAAGTCGGATATGAGACCAAACGAGAACGACGAATCATATCTCGCTATCGGGCCGGGAGAGACATTGACCCTGACCCTGGAGGTCTCCTCGAATTACGGTGGAGGCGCTGATGTTTATGAACCCCAGTTTGTTGTCGGCGGGTATGAACTCGAACAGATGGGGCAGTATTATGCGGCTGCACCATATGCGCCCACACCAGCCAATCTGACATTCTCCCTTACTGCGCCCAACGGTGTCACGCCGGTGGGAGGGTTCATCGACTGGGGCGGCTTTGACCATTCGTCCTCCAGGGTGATGTTCAAGGCGCCGTACACCAGCAACAGCGGGAACTGGAATGGTTTCTGGACACTGAATGTCACCAACAACGACAATGAAACGGTCTACCTGGAGCAGGCCGCGATCGCCGAGGCCTATGAGTCCGACGGGAACACCGCCTTTGACCTTACCCTGAACAACCTTGTCGAAGGCGGTGTGGTGGCGGTCGTTGCGGCCGGCAACGACGGTTATTTCGGCACCGGCACCATTGGGACGCCTGGCACGGCGGCGGACGTGATCACGGTCGGCGCCACCGACTACTGCATGGACTACCGGGCGAGTTTCAGTTCCATCGGGCCGGTGAACCAGGCAAACCCCTATGTCAAGCCTGATGTGATGGCCCCGGGTGTCGGCGTTCTCTCCGCCTGTCCGGACGGACAATACGGCGTGATGGACGGCACCTCGATGGCGACACCCTGCGTTGCCGGCACGGCCGCCCTCATGCTCGCCGGGAATGATACCCTGACGCCGGCAGAGGTCAAGCAGACCCTGATGGACACGGCTGTCCATATCAGGGAGGACGGCACGGCGATGGCGACCCCTGAACTGAACAACCTCTACGGCGCCGGCCGGATCAGTGCCTACAGGGCTGTCGAGGCCACCGGCGGGTTGCACGGTGCCCCCGAAGCGGCCTCCTCTCTGACCGAACTCTTCGGCGGGCCCTACTATGATCTGAATGACCCGAACACGGTGGAGGTGCTTGGGGTCTGCTGGAACGCCACGGCAGGCGTCCCTGTTGCTGGAGAGACAGTGAATTTCAGCCTCTATCTCTACGAAAACTCTAATTGGAATATTTACCGAACACAGTCGGCCTTCACGGATGCCGACGGCATGGCGACCACCTCCTTCGATATCTCAACTCTCGCCGCGGGTCGGTCTTTCAAAGCCGAGGTGACGTGGGGAGACCGCGTCCTGTCCGGTTCCTACGGGAAGTACAGCACGCCCGGCAGTGGTGGCACGAACACTCCTTCTGCTCCGATCTATGAGGCGCAGTCTTTTATCGCTCCACCGGACGGCGCCGTCACGATCCGCTATCCACTCCTGAACATTGATGGTTCGGCCTACACCGAACCGGTCAGGCTGGTGGTGGCGAACACCACGACCACGTTCTTTGATGATAACCTGACCCCGGTCGACGGTGTTGTCACGGCCACCGTCGACTTTGCGGGCTTCAATATCGATCCTTCACTCTATTGGACACGTCCCCGCATCACGATCAACGGCCGGTCTGCCGGGACAGTGTCGTTTTCGTATGAGGTCTACTATGGGGCCATCTCCTCCCCGAGACTGGCGATCTGCCCGCCCGGCAGTTCGATCGACATCGCCCTGCAGGTCGCTGAGCGTCATGGCAATGGTGGCACCGTCACATCGAAGGACTACAAGGTGGACGTGACCGCCTTCACCGAGACGCAGATCCTCTCCCTCTCGCCCGATCTCATCGGTCAATTTGCAATCGGGGCACCTATCGGGGGTGCCGCCCTTCTCGAAGCGGCAGGTGGTCTGAAACCCGTAGAGTCGACCGGGATGGTCAGCGTCACCAACGGCATCGGCATCTACAACTTCACGATGCCGGCGGGATGCTCTGTGGCGGTCGTCAGTTTTGCCGATCCGGATAACGAGTATAATGAGCGGGACTCGTTCATGATCTCGGTCGTCTATGGTTCGATGTCGCCCTGGACCCTCCACCGCGTGACCCCGCCGGTGCCGGTCGCACTGGAGGCGCTGGACAGTACCTATATCGGCATCTCAGACTACGCCTGGCCGGCGACCTGGAACCAGAGCGAATACCGCTCGGTGCCCGGCGACCAGGCCACCCTTACGGCCTTCGTACTTACCGTGAACGGCACGACCTACGATGTAACCCGTGACGCCGGAAAGACGGTCCGGCTGTACACCGCCGACGGTGTCCGGACGAACACGACCGACGTCAACGGCACCTGCACCTTCACGCTCGACGTGACAGGAAAGACATCTGAGGACGTGATTCTGCTCACCGAGGGCATCGACTTCTCTGCGGGAATATTTCCCTATATTCCCTTTGAAATCGACTCAAAAAGCCGTATTTATCCCGGCCTCCTCGAATGCGAACCCGGGACTGCCGCAGCCCTCACGACTCTCCGCCCGGCGTCGGAGACCCGGTGGATGGATGTCACCTATCCGGGCAGCGGTTCGTACCAGGTGTCGCTCCACTCCTATGGTCCGGACGACACCCCGATCACCGAGCGCGGGATCTTCACCGCAAGTCCCTGTGCCGATTGGTGTACGCAGGGGACCGAATTTGCCGACACGTTCGCCTACATCGGTGACTGGACAAAGACCATCACCCCGGCCATGAACGGAACCTATGTGGCCCACGCTTCGGTCCTCCGGGGTGGAAAGTTCGTCGATTGGATAGGTCAGATGTTCAGCGTGCCCGAGGCCCATGTCAACTACACCGTGAAACCCGATATTCTGGTCGGATCAACGGTCCCGGTGACTTTCACCGTCGCCGACGATGACGGCAACCCGATCAGCAACGCCAAGGTGGGTTTCCTCCTCGGCGCGGCTGCCCAGGCCAATTGCGGCGTAGACTGCTACGATATCCGTCCGATCAACCTTGAGCACCTGGAGATGGAGTACCCTGATCCGTATTCCGAGGTGCTCGTCGGTTATACCGATGCGAACGGCCAGGTCATCCTGAACATCCACGCCCCCTCGGCCGGGATGGCGATCGAAAGGAATCTCCTTGGCTTCTCCGACTATGTGCCCTACAGGACGGTCTGTTACAAAGGCGACGAGGTTATCAAGGGCTGCATGGAGTTCGAGATGGAGCTCGACATGCAGTATTATGACGGCACCTTCAGACTCACCGCCGAGCCCCTGCCCGACTTTGTCCCCGGCGTCCGCGCACCCCATGTGGTGAAGGTGCACAGGGACGACACGATCGTGGTCGACAACCTCTATCTCGACATCACAAACCAGGGCACCGCGGACTTCGTCCACACTGACACGGATATTGTGGTGAAGGCATCGGTCGGGAACAGAGACCAGTCCACCACCTATGCCGGCAACATCGCTGTCGGCGAAACAAAGACCGTCCTGCACCTGGGTTTCGAGGCAGCCGCCTCCGACTACGGCATCGACACCAGCAACTACAACCTGCCGGTGGACATGAACATCGACGTGACGGTGAATCAGGATCGGACGATTGCCGAGGTCTCCTATGCGAACAACAACATCGTCTATCCGGTGCGGATCACCGCTCCCGACCTCGTGGCGGAGATAAATGTCCCCTCAGTCGTGATCGAGAGCGGCACCCCGACCCCGGTCGCTCTGGTCGTGACCAATCAGGGCGAGGTGCCGGCCGTTGCAACCACCATGACCTACGTGACCACCGGGAGCCCGGCCGAGACGATCGCCGTCCCGGCGCTCGGCGCCGGCGAGTCCTGCACGGTCTGGAGAAACAGAACTTTCCTCACCGATCCCGGCGCCTACACCCTCAATTTTGAGGTGAACTCGAACGGTGCAACCGACTACGAGACCACGTTTGCGAACAACAAGGTGACGCGGACGGTGAACTGCTACCTCCACCCACTGACCTCTGTCGTGCTGCCGCAGGACCTTGTCCTGGTGCCGGGAACGACCTACGACCTGCCGATCGTGGTGAACGGCGCAGAGAACCTTTCGGCCTGCCTGATGACCTTCACCTTCGACCCGGCGGCCTTCACGGTCACCGATGTGACCCCGGGTGCGATCCCGCTGATCGCAGAGAACCTCAAGACCCCAGGTGAGGCGATCTTCGAGGCTGACGCTCCAACCGGCGTCAGCGGTGATGTGACCGTGGCCACACTTCACCTCTCGGTGACCGGTTCGAGCGGTACCATGTCGGCGCTCCACCTTGACGCTGAACTCAGTGACGAGAACGAGTACTCGATCCCGGTCGAGGTGACTCAGGGCAGCGCCGTCCTTCTCCTGTACGGCGACGCGAACGATGACGGGAAGGTCAACCAGGCCGACACCCTCCGCGTCCTGAAAGTGGTCGTCGGTCTGCCGACGGCGCCGATGCCGGCCACTGGGACAACGCCCTTCCTCCAGGCGGACGTCCATAAGAACAGCGTCATTGAGGTGGGCGATGCGATGTTCATCGCCCAGAAGAATGTGGGCCTCAGGGATCCGTACTTCAGGATTGTGTGAGGTGATTGCAGATGAATGTGAAAAATATCCTGATGGTGGGGTTTCTCCTCACCGCTCTTCTGGTATCGGCGGCGTCCGCGGCTGACCTTGTGGTCACGCCGCAGAGTTCTACGAGTGCGCTCGGTGAGGTCACCGAGGTGACACTGCGGGTTGAGAACGTGGCCCATCTCGGCGGGTTCGATATCGATCTCCACTGGGATCCCTCGGTGGTCACGCTTGACACCGAACCGGACAATGTGACCATCGGTTCCCTCTTCTGCGGCCATGTGAACAACTCCGCATGGGGTAGTGATCGCGGGGGTGTCCGCGTGGCGGCGTTGAACGCCAGTCTTGACGGTGTCTCGGGTGCCGCTGAACTCTTCACCGTGCGCCTGAAGACGGTTGACGACACCGGCAAGTCGACACCTGTTGCGGTTGTGGTGAACAATTATGGATTCCTCAATTCGACAAGCGGTGACGACATCCCGGTGAACACGATCACGAACGCCACGATCACCGCGCAGCGGGTCAACCGCATCGTCTCGTATGTTGGTGTTACGGCCGAGTCCGTCCCACTGGATGCCGAGACTGTCAGTGTCTTCACCGTGGCAAACCAGCGCAATGTCCTGACCTCGAAACTGACGATCAACAGCACCATCTACGCCCCCAACGGCTCGGTCTTCAACACCGAAGAACGGAGTGGGGTTATTCTGAAGCCATACGAGCAGAACGTGCAGCAGATCGCATGGACACCGACGCAGACCGGCACGTATGTCCTGAATGTGACGGTGACCTCCGACACCGATCTCCCGGTCGTTGGAACGACCACGGCGGAACGCTCGGTGGCCGCGCGCAACTTCAGCCTTGAGTTTCATCCGTATGTATACGGCTACTCCCGTCCCCAGGTGGACACATGGTTCTGGATGGTATGGTATGTCAAACCAAGTGAGAGCGGGAAGGTAAAACTGAACCTGAGTGTGCCGGAGAGTATCGAGGTCTGGGGCGAGGCCGAATCTGAACTGTGGATGACCGGCGATGCCCTGAACTATGTCGCGTTCCGTCTGCGTGCCACCGAGATCGGCACCTTTACCCGTGACCAGTTCAACCTGACGGCGTCGGCACACGGAAAGACGGCCTCGAAAACGAGCACTCATGATGTCTCAGTCTGGGTACCTTCGATGGAGGTATCGTCGGTGGACTCGGTGAAAGTTGACACCACCGGTGATTTCGAGATGTCCTACAACACCCTCCACACCAACAACACCTGTGACAACCAGACCACTATCATTGTGCAGTCGGGCGCCCGCGGCCGGACGCTCGCCGGTCTTGGCTATCTTGTCGGTTATCCGTATGGGTGTGTCGAGCAGACCACGTCGAGGATGCTCGCCTCAATGAACGTGAAGAACTACTATCTTGACCGTTCGGACAGGCCGGCCAATTTCCAGATCATCCGCAATGATGCGAACACCTCGGTGAGCAACGGTGTGGTCAAACTGGTGCGCGGGGGCCAGGTCGGTCAACATGAAGACGGCGGCTGGAGTCTCTGGGGCTGCGGCGAATCCGAGTCCTCTTCCAGTTCGTACGCCGCCTACACGCTGGCGCGGGTGAACGAGTCGGGCGAAGACCTGAACCACCTGCTGAACGGCAAGGTCAGCAGCGACGCGACGGTCGACGATGGCACGGTCAACTTCGAGAAAGCGGTCGAATGGTTCCACGAAAACCCGGACGACGATTCGAGCGGCACCTGGACGTGGAGCGCGGGCGTTTGCCATGCGTGGACGCCGACCTCGAACACCGGGTTCGTGATGCTGATCCACGATATGATCCGGGATCAGGGCACGGTTGCAGAGCCCTATGCGACCTACATGACGGAGAACATGCAGAATGCCACGCGTTACTTCGTTGGAATCCAGAATTCGGATGAAGGTTACTTCGGCAATGGCCGCGACCGGGCTATGGCGACCGCACTCGGGCTCTGGGGTCTTGAGGTCTATGGGACGCCCTCGGATGATGTGACGCAGGACCAGATCAACGATTCAAAGGCGAAGGCAACCGAATGGCTTATCAAAAACCATGATGCCGACGGTTGCTGGGGCGCCGACCCTGTCTATGGGTACAGCAGCAAGGGTCGGAGATCTGAGAGCACCGCCTACGCCATCCTCGCCCTGAACGCCACCGGCATCCCCGCGGAGAACGAGACGATCCAGGGTGGCGTGAACTGGCTTGTCGAACAGTACGAGTCCGGCGGGAAGTGGGGATACACCTGGGCAACCCAGGCGGCGATCGACGCTCTCATCCACTGTCAGCCGATTGAGGTCAGTGACGGCACGCTCTCGATCTCCATCGACGGGGAAGACATCTGCACGCTTGAGGTCAACGAAACGAACCCGAAGGTGGAGTACCCCCTCACTGCTGATCAGATGGCGACGGTGATGGCGAACGGTAAGTCGAAACGCGAGATCACCCAGTACTCGAAGGTCAAGCAGCACGCCGTCACGGTGACCAGGAACAACGGCAATGGTATGATCCTGGTCTCGATCGAGAACACGCAGCGCGCACCGGTGAACGAGATCGACGATCCCATCGAGGACACCGGCACCATCCTGTCGACCGGCGGCATCATCCCCGACAACGGGTCGCCGGATGTGGTCCAGTTCTCAGAGGACATGGACATCCTTGGCGACGCCGCACCCGGAGATCTCTTCGATACGGTGACCCTCACCTCCGACCCGTCCCCGCTTGTTGCGAACGAGTCAGGAAAGGTGGCGATCCAGGTTGTGTCAGGCGTTCAGGGTGTCTTCTCGCCGATGATCGAGGTGCCGATCGAGGGATTCACCTTTGCAAATGGTACCATCAGCGATGAGAATGGGAACGATGTAGCCTATCAGGTGCTGCACGGTTCGGTCAACACAGACTCGACCTCGATCTTCATCCAGGCCAATGAATGGACCAGTGATGAGACCTACACCTATGTCTTCGACGCCAAACCCACCCATGTGGGCACTCTCAACTTCAACCTCAGGTTCAAGGCGCTCAATGACGAGGACAATGTCACGCTTGTCGAGAAGAGTCTGGACGTCATCGGACGCGGCGATGTGGCGGTGAAGGTCACCGACGAGAATGACAGCCCGGTCGTGGCGACGATTGTCCTCGACGGTTCAAGCCAGACGGCGTCGAGCCACACCTTCGAAGGTCTGCTTGTGGGCAACTATTCGCTCTCGGTCTCGAAGGAGAACTACATCACGGTGAACACCACGGTGAGCGTCGAGGCGAACGACGAGACCAATGTCACGGTGATGATGCCGACTGATCTCACGACGCCGCGGCTCATCTTCTCCCAGGGCAGCGGTATGCTTGCCGGCGTCTCGAAGGTTCCGGGCACACTCTCTGCGGCCTTTGCGGAGAACGTTACCTACAATGCGACGGTCGTCGGGAACGGCGGGAGAATAGTACTTGCGCTGGAATTCCCGCAGCGTTTCCTGTTGAACAACCCGGTGGTGCGGTTGAACGGCGTGGTGCTTGACCCGAGCCAATATGAGATCAGGAGCGGGACGTTCTCCAACCCCGATCCGTATGAACCGTTCTCAACCACCAATGCGACGATCATCATCTATGACGCCCCTGACGGTGTTTCAGAGATCTCGATCGAGTTCATAGGTGGACGGGCAGGACAGGCGCTTGTTGGCGATCATGAGACCGGCATTCTGGATGCTCTTCGTCTTGCTCAGTTTGATGTAGGACTGAAAGGTGCCCCTGAAACATTCGGATACGGTGATGTCAGCGGCGACCTGATGGTCAACATTTTAGATGCGCTCAGAATCGCTCAGTACGACGCTGGTCTGATTCCTGATCTCGCTTAGAGGTGGTATCATGAAATCATCATCATTTTTCTTTATTCTGGCAATTCTCTCGACGGGCTTGATTTATCCAGCGATTGCCGCGTCCGTCGTGTACGAGAACAACTCTCTTGTCATCAGAGGAGTGCCGGACGACGGCATCGGCCTTGGTGCATTTGATATTGTTCTCCTTTATCCGGAGGATGTTCAGGTATCGGGCGTCACGCTCGTCCCTCCGTTTACAGGTGCTGTCAACGATCAGCAGGAAGGGAGAGTGGTCCTGGCCGGGTTCCAGGTCTCTGACGTACTCACCGGCGATGTTCCTGTGGCTTCACTGACGGTCGCGGGCGACCCCGATTCTCTGGATATCAAAGTGCGTTCTCTGCTCAATCAGAGAACTGAAGAAATTCTAAGAACCAATGCCGATTATTCTGAATCTGTATCGCCGTCAGATGGAGGATCTGATGGTTCAGGGGTTTCTTCAGGATCTCAGACCCCTGTGACTTCCGGGGTTGAACGGAGTACAGGGACTGGATCATCCGGAACATCATCAGGGAAGGTGATTGAGAGGGAAGGCACCGAGGTTGCTATAGATTCTCAATTAAAGTCGGTTATGGGATCAGATGAAAACACCACGCCGACACCGGATGTTCCAGTTTCAAGCCCTTCAAATCCTGTAAAAGAAACGACCCCCCAGAGGTCTCCCCTTTCGTGGGGGACCATATGCATGTCTGTTGGTGTGCTTTGTATTGGAAATCGAATTTTATCAAAAATGAAGAGGTGCGATGATGCATAAACTCAGATTGTTAGTACTTTCAGGTCTGTTGCTGCTGTGCTGTCTTGGAACGGTGCAGGCGGCCGGAACTGGAATGATTTACGTCACTAATGTTACGGACATTAACTCGACAGAACCTGGTACGGTTCATCTTTATCTGGATAACCGGTTTGATCCCCCGGCTGCGGCCTACAATGTCCGGTTGATCTATGACGACACTGTCATCTCCTATGTTGACGGGGTGAAAAAGAATGCCACGAACATCAACCCGACGGGCAATGTCATCACGATCAATGGTATTGAGGCAATCGGGTATCCTGCCGGTCCGGTATGGTTGGCTGATCTGAGATTTGGTGCGGTTGCCGATCCTCCGGATGGAGGTTCGTCCTCTGTTAACATTACTGTGAATACAGTGGGAGATACTGACATCACGGATGTGAAGGCAAATGTAACCGTTCGGAACGGTACCGTCACCACCCGTGACGAGGTCGCCCCCAATGTCACCATCGCCACCCCCACGACAGTCTCCTCCACCTTTAACGTCGCCGGTACGATTCACGACGTCGGCGGCATGGGCACGGCGATTGCTTACCTCGACAACGGCACGGTTAACGAGACCGTGGACCTGATGCCCCTCACCCGGACCGCCGCCGACACCTGGACCTTCGACACCGCGGTCACCTGGCCGGTTTACGAACCGGTGACCATCAAGATTTCTGCCACCGACGTTGCCGGCAACACCGCCGTGCCCCTGCAGACGAAGGTGGTCCAGGTCTCCGAGGTAGGTTTCTCCGACCCCGAACCGACCGGTTACATCAACAGGCAACCCGACAAGATCCAGGTCTTCACCCGGCGGATGAATCCCACCTCGGTCACGATGACCCTCACCGGGCCTGCGACGATCCCGCTCGACGTGACCTTCGATGGCGACTATGCGCAGAACATCTCCGTTCCCACTCTCGCCGATGGAACCTGGTATGTGAACGCCACCGGTACCGACACGCCCGGTGGGAATCCCCGCTATCTCAACTGGAGTTTTGTCCTCGACACAGTCCCGCCGGTGATCAACGCCTTTACCATCACCGACACCGACGGTGACGGTTACCTCGAATCCGGCGAAGTGCTGAACTTCAACTGGGACGTATCCGGTGCGGGCGTCGTCCTCCTCATGGACAACGTCACCCATGAGGTCTTCTTCGCTTCGACCGATGCCATCGGCACCAACCATACGACCATCGACGTCGGCAACCGCGACATGGTCTTCGTCGCCTTCGACGAGGCTGCAAACGCTGCGTATGTGCCTTTCCATCTGTATTACAACTACATGGCGTGGATCAACTCCACCAGGATCGGCACGGTCTCCGGCATCGACACCAACCTCTCTGCGGTGCGCCAGCTCGACCTGACCGCGCAGGGCTCGGTCGTCTTCTACAATGCCCGCGACGTTCCCTCCGTTCCGATCGGCACGGTTAAAAGGACGGCAACAGGGGTCGGCCAGGTGACGAGCGACACTTATGTTGCGGTCGACAACACCGTCAATGCCACCTATACCGGCGCCGACACCTATGACTGCGTCTGGACCTACAACCCGTGCAGCGATCTTGACTTCCTCGTGCAGGCGCCCAACATCAATGCCGCGAACATCATAGTCCTGGAGGCAAACGAGAGTTACCTTGCTCAACTGGCCAGAGAAGGCGAGTCCGCACGCGACACGATCAATTACAACGACCTCATCCAGAAAGAGGCCTGGATCTTCATTGACGGTGGGTACACGAAGATCAAGGTC contains:
- a CDS encoding S8 family serine peptidase, with protein sequence MAYLPLRGLLTFLILLVLLGSVNAGIPGGTVVQTDEKVPFIVVLKDQPERGTTFSTMKAEAAASQASVLSSISAIDCAAARSAERFWIVNAIRVEVDQATIEKIAALPGVDHVEPDLMVMADDPVTGTSHIVDARYVRSSDTFVMPWNLDWVEAPAVWGAGNQGEGVTIAVVDTGIDASHPAFGGRVRAFADFVNVSNTLARDDNGHGTHCAGTAAGGEVTVSRNNGGDMNLVLGVAPKADLIGAKVLDSTAVGPTSTIIKGVQWAVENDADVLSLSVGSYFWKSDMRPNENDESYLAIGPGETLTLTLEVSSNYGGGADVYEPQFVVGGYELEQMGQYYAAAPYAPTPANLTFSLTAPNGVTPVGGFIDWGGFDHSSSRVMFKAPYTSNSGNWNGFWTLNVTNNDNETVYLEQAAIAEAYESDGNTAFDLTLNNLVEGGVVAVVAAGNDGYFGTGTIGTPGTAADVITVGATDYCMDYRASFSSIGPVNQANPYVKPDVMAPGVGVLSACPDGQYGVMDGTSMATPCVAGTAALMLAGNDTLTPAEVKQTLMDTAVHIREDGTAMATPELNNLYGAGRISAYRAVEATGGLHGAPEAASSLTELFGGPYYDLNDPNTVEVLGVCWNATAGVPVAGETVNFSLYLYENSNWNIYRTQSAFTDADGMATTSFDISTLAAGRSFKAEVTWGDRVLSGSYGKYSTPGSGGTNTPSAPIYEAQSFIAPPDGAVTIRYPLLNIDGSAYTEPVRLVVANTTTTFFDDNLTPVDGVVTATVDFAGFNIDPSLYWTRPRITINGRSAGTVSFSYEVYYGAISSPRLAICPPGSSIDIALQVAERHGNGGTVTSKDYKVDVTAFTETQILSLSPDLIGQFAIGAPIGGAALLEAAGGLKPVESTGMVSVTNGIGIYNFTMPAGCSVAVVSFADPDNEYNERDSFMISVVYGSMSPWTLHRVTPPVPVALEALDSTYIGISDYAWPATWNQSEYRSVPGDQATLTAFVLTVNGTTYDVTRDAGKTVRLYTADGVRTNTTDVNGTCTFTLDVTGKTSEDVILLTEGIDFSAGIFPYIPFEIDSKSRIYPGLLECEPGTAAALTTLRPASETRWMDVTYPGSGSYQVSLHSYGPDDTPITERGIFTASPCADWCTQGTEFADTFAYIGDWTKTITPAMNGTYVAHASVLRGGKFVDWIGQMFSVPEAHVNYTVKPDILVGSTVPVTFTVADDDGNPISNAKVGFLLGAAAQANCGVDCYDIRPINLEHLEMEYPDPYSEVLVGYTDANGQVILNIHAPSAGMAIERNLLGFSDYVPYRTVCYKGDEVIKGCMEFEMELDMQYYDGTFRLTAEPLPDFVPGVRAPHVVKVHRDDTIVVDNLYLDITNQGTADFVHTDTDIVVKASVGNRDQSTTYAGNIAVGETKTVLHLGFEAAASDYGIDTSNYNLPVDMNIDVTVNQDRTIAEVSYANNNIVYPVRITAPDLVAEINVPSVVIESGTPTPVALVVTNQGEVPAVATTMTYVTTGSPAETIAVPALGAGESCTVWRNRTFLTDPGAYTLNFEVNSNGATDYETTFANNKVTRTVNCYLHPLTSVVLPQDLVLVPGTTYDLPIVVNGAENLSACLMTFTFDPAAFTVTDVTPGAIPLIAENLKTPGEAIFEADAPTGVSGDVTVATLHLSVTGSSGTMSALHLDAELSDENEYSIPVEVTQGSAVLLLYGDANDDGKVNQADTLRVLKVVVGLPTAPMPATGTTPFLQADVHKNSVIEVGDAMFIAQKNVGLRDPYFRIV
- a CDS encoding PEGA domain-containing protein, with protein sequence MNVKNILMVGFLLTALLVSAASAADLVVTPQSSTSALGEVTEVTLRVENVAHLGGFDIDLHWDPSVVTLDTEPDNVTIGSLFCGHVNNSAWGSDRGGVRVAALNASLDGVSGAAELFTVRLKTVDDTGKSTPVAVVVNNYGFLNSTSGDDIPVNTITNATITAQRVNRIVSYVGVTAESVPLDAETVSVFTVANQRNVLTSKLTINSTIYAPNGSVFNTEERSGVILKPYEQNVQQIAWTPTQTGTYVLNVTVTSDTDLPVVGTTTAERSVAARNFSLEFHPYVYGYSRPQVDTWFWMVWYVKPSESGKVKLNLSVPESIEVWGEAESELWMTGDALNYVAFRLRATEIGTFTRDQFNLTASAHGKTASKTSTHDVSVWVPSMEVSSVDSVKVDTTGDFEMSYNTLHTNNTCDNQTTIIVQSGARGRTLAGLGYLVGYPYGCVEQTTSRMLASMNVKNYYLDRSDRPANFQIIRNDANTSVSNGVVKLVRGGQVGQHEDGGWSLWGCGESESSSSSYAAYTLARVNESGEDLNHLLNGKVSSDATVDDGTVNFEKAVEWFHENPDDDSSGTWTWSAGVCHAWTPTSNTGFVMLIHDMIRDQGTVAEPYATYMTENMQNATRYFVGIQNSDEGYFGNGRDRAMATALGLWGLEVYGTPSDDVTQDQINDSKAKATEWLIKNHDADGCWGADPVYGYSSKGRRSESTAYAILALNATGIPAENETIQGGVNWLVEQYESGGKWGYTWATQAAIDALIHCQPIEVSDGTLSISIDGEDICTLEVNETNPKVEYPLTADQMATVMANGKSKREITQYSKVKQHAVTVTRNNGNGMILVSIENTQRAPVNEIDDPIEDTGTILSTGGIIPDNGSPDVVQFSEDMDILGDAAPGDLFDTVTLTSDPSPLVANESGKVAIQVVSGVQGVFSPMIEVPIEGFTFANGTISDENGNDVAYQVLHGSVNTDSTSIFIQANEWTSDETYTYVFDAKPTHVGTLNFNLRFKALNDEDNVTLVEKSLDVIGRGDVAVKVTDENDSPVVATIVLDGSSQTASSHTFEGLLVGNYSLSVSKENYITVNTTVSVEANDETNVTVMMPTDLTTPRLIFSQGSGMLAGVSKVPGTLSAAFAENVTYNATVVGNGGRIVLALEFPQRFLLNNPVVRLNGVVLDPSQYEIRSGTFSNPDPYEPFSTTNATIIIYDAPDGVSEISIEFIGGRAGQALVGDHETGILDALRLAQFDVGLKGAPETFGYGDVSGDLMVNILDALRIAQYDAGLIPDLA